In Phaseolus vulgaris cultivar G19833 chromosome 3, P. vulgaris v2.0, whole genome shotgun sequence, the sequence CAGGTTTAGGTTTGCAAAAACAAGGAAATGATGAAACAGATGTTACTGTGCTTCTGTACTATAATTGCACTAAAGGAAGGTATCATCTTGTTAGTGAAACCCCACATAAGCACCATTGGGATGCTTCCCTTATATGTTTAGATGGGCTTTTCAAGTTTCATTCTTCTTAAGGTTATCTATGGTTTAAATATGATATATAGAGTAGAATGGGACCTGTACTTCCCATCCACCAAAGAGTGGACCAGTTACTGCCATTCCTTTTGTGAACCTAGTGGCTTAAAAGGTTCCATGTTGTGGTTTTTTTAGATACCAATGGTCACAAAGCAAACAAGCCTAAAGATCTCCACCAAAATGATTGATAAGCAAAAGTCACAAAAATGGTGCAAATAAAATAGACCAATACTTGGCTGAGAGCAACTCACCAATGAAGAAAGTTACAGCATGTGATTCTTTGCGTTGGCTTGGTCTAAGGTATTTCATGGCCTTTCTTCGGTTTTCCTCAGCAAAATTTTTGATGAACAGTTCCTCAACCTCGTCTGCTAACTTCACCACCTGTCATTTCCCAGAGTAATAAGCAAACAAAGCAAAGCTAGTTCAAAAAGTTAAAGAAACCCTTGTGCAAGTGACAGACAGCCatatctaatttttattttgcatgACTCAAGATCACCTAGTGGTGCACAAATGAAACAGGATTATTGGCCACTTGAGATTGTCGGTGCAAGCATAATAACTTGTGGCCAAACTCTTGACATGATTTGATATGGTATTGTACATATTTTTATCATTCTTGATTTGATAGAACTTAGATATTTTACAAGGAAGCAGTTTTAGTTTATGCCTGAGATTTACCTTGTCTGAGCTATTGAAATAGGAACTCTCAACCACTTTGAGATAAATGGGAAGAATCTGTTTTTCTGTGACCTGAAAAACCACAAAGAAATGTTTTGTACTTTTTATTTACACTACTTAGTTGAAAACtccatttgtaacatcaactttGAAGCCTCTAATTCACTTTACCTTATCAAACTTCTTCAGAATCTTTATAAATGCAAGCATGTTCAAGTTCCTGAAAATTGGACAAAACATAAGATTGTTCGTATTAAATGCTATACATCTGTTATGTGTATCAAACAAACAAGTCTAAAGGTGACCTTAGAAACTTGTGACTATATTTTTACCTGTAAACTTTGAGATATCCTAGGCCTTTGTAGAGTTCGATGAAACCTCCTTTGATCATCTTTTCAGCATGGTGCAAATTAGTCTTGTTGAGGTGGATGTTTCCACCTTCTGGACCACATTTCTTTGAAGACTGGTTAAGCAAATCTTCCCTGAGAAGGTAGCTTATGGCTGAAAAGGTTCTGGATGGTGTGCTCAAGGGAATGTTTATCCTCAGATTCTTCCCTTGGCAGTTGATGACACGGCCAGAAAGTGTTCTGAATTTACCATCTTCTCTTTTCAATTGCATAGACTTGGCAAGTTCTTCTGCaccaggggaatctgaaaatgGAGCCTCAATTTTCTCCAATTCATCTGTGCTTGTAGTGTCCTGGAATTCTTCTTGCAGTGGTCGGCTCCTAACAGAGTCCTCCTCTGTTTCCAAGGAACAGAGTTTTAGATACACATAATAATTACTCATCACTTCTCATACtttgtttcatgtaaaaaataggaaaaaatgtTTAACCAGTCGTTATCATGAcaattttgtttgtattttatgCTCATTTAGTTTGGTTAGTTAGAAAAGTTGTTTTATAGCCTACATGTTTCTTcaatcaatatttattttggagAAATTCGTGAACATGTTATTCAGAGCTGAAAAATAAATGTGTTGTCATATCATCCAGTGCTGCTAGTTGTTACGAATAACATAGATAAAAAAGTAACATGGGTGGATGATTTTCCTAAACAAATATTGATTGAAAACTTGGAAAAATATGAAATGAGAGAATTATTAGCATTTTTTCTTAACAATAAAAGTTAAGTGATTCACTTGGGATAAAGATTTCAAGTTGAAATGCATATGTAGTTTTACATGTGTGCTAACATCCTTCAAGGCAATACTATCCAATATGCTAGTTGAAAGAAAATACTTGGAATGAAATAAACTTGTGAATAGATATTCATGTTGAGGACATTGAATTATGTAATATCTAAAGTAAAAAGATAAGGTTAGTTGTGTACCATTAGAGAATGTGCTTGAGATAGATTGATCTTCCTTGGAGCCATGGGAAGAGCCTGCTTTGCTCTGCTGCTCCTTGAATGTGGATTTGAGCACAAGGAGGATTTCCATTTGTTTTTTCAAGGAATCCCCTCTATCCATGAACTCTTTCTCCTTGGTTCTATAGAACATGTTGACCTTGTTTAGTTGCTGGTCCAGACATGCAAAAAATTCTTTGGTAGCATCAGTGTCAGAAAATTGCTCTAGCAGTTCTGTCTCATACATGTCCCCATTAAATGATGATGAGGCAAGTTTCCTATGGACCTGAAAAAGaccaaaagaaagagaaaaagaactCATGAATAAACCAAATAAACACATGAATATAGAAAAACTTTGTTTCTTGTGTCTTAGGAGAAAGATAGATTACTTGAATTGGTCCATGCTCTCTATGCTGGTGGCCAAAAGGAGAGTAGTTTCTTAGTGATGAAAATATGTACTTAGGTAGAGAAGTACTAGTGTTGGGTGTGTTGTTGGTGTTATTAAAGAGATGGAGTTTTTTGAGGTCCTTCTTGAGTTGCCAATAATCCACAAAGGCCTCTTTCCATTCTGGAATGAGTTGCCCCTCAAACTGCTTTGAGAACTTCACCATCTTCTTTGTTTGTTCTTTGAAAAACCTTAGAAGGAAGAAGTAGAGTCTATAGCTCTAGATGATGAGTGTTGTTGCCTTGTGAGTGCTTAATGGAAACCCAAAATGACATAATATATGGGGTTGGAAAAGGTATTTTGATTGATGTTGTGGTACTGATGCTCTTGAGCACATTCTATAATATACTTAGATCCTATGCTTCTCCACTTGAGGATTTGGCATGTACAATGGCATGCTTCACCGGAAAGTAACCAAACCACCACGGGTTAGGATCACTTCTCGGCCAATATGTCTTCATGAGGATTTTGAAAAGGGTGTGAATTTAAAGTGGTTCTGTCTCAGTAGGGACAAATTAGACTATTCAGAATACACaaagatagatagatagatagaggaTGACCATGCTTTTTCAATATTTCATAAAGTTTGCCACAATAATTCACTAGCAAAAATCATTTTGTGCagttgttgttgttgctgttATTAATATACCAACAATCTAAGGACATTTCTGCTTTTTGATATGGATTGTATTTAGTGTGATTCTCCAGTAAGTTAAGTCAAGAATTTGTTCAATTGTTAAAAAGCAAAACACATTGGCTAAATTATTTGCTAGCACACAAAGGTGCCCTCTAATTAGCCCAACCTGATTTCCACTAATTCAGGATAACTAAAAGCTTTTCACAACTTCTCCACTTTCATTAAGCAACCCCTTTTGTTTCACTCATCACTTTAAAAGCATCACAGTTTCAATTTCGTCAAGTTTTGGCAATTCAGTTCTGATGAGTGGCAGTGACAAGTCAATTTTGTACCACAACAAACCATGGGGGAGAGAACATGACCACCTCTTGCTTCCCTATTTCCGTGCCAAAAAGAATATCTGCAAAATATATGGAAAAAGTAGCATACTGAAATTTTATAACTCCAACACGTATTTGCACACTCCTAGTGCCAACTCTTCACTCTTTCTTTACATTATTACAGGTATAGATTAGGTAAGCTCCAACACTTCATGTTGGAATCTTTGTACAAGGGAATTAGTAGATAAGGCTCACTTTAATACGCGGTTTTGGCATGGAATAATTCCTCCATACTGCATGTCCAATGTACTTTGGATAAGCAGCATATAATGGTGTCATGACATCTAATAAGGCTGTTAATATATTTGCCATACTAGTATCTCTTGCTAATAACAATGCTGAATTCTGTGTTCTATTCTTTGGTTCTTACCCCACTAGCTACCCAACTTGTAAACATGGCAACACCTTCCATGAAAAGCTACAAAAACTGTAACATGTAACCTTTTCACTTCAGACTCATACTGAATTGGATTTTactgagtgcaaacctcacctaaTAAGCCGggtttataagattgagttaagtttaaagtccactacttaatatggtattagagagATTCATTTAGAGTCTATCCTGATGAGAATTTATTGGTCTTATCAGGTCACCTACTATCGGACGTTATTAGACAATCTGTTTTACACAGTCACGCACGAGTTAGCAAGCTCAGCGTAAGGGGTTTGATCGAAAGAACAAACAAATGTGCcatctttttcagttttctACCAAGACATGGATTGCAAAATCAACATTATAATTGTGGAGAACTGACAGCGCCCTAAGATGGGTGGCTCAAAGATACGCTATTTTtaggttttctttttctttttccatttGGGACCCTCTCATGCATGAAAAGATATTTGCACACTACAAtacagaaaagaaaaaggaatgCTATCAATATTGTTTTTTAACACTTTGCAGAAATAATACAAAGGATAATCAAGTAGGTTCCTAAGGATGAATTAAACAATCTGACTAACATACACAGTTAAGGAAAAATCGAACAACTCAAGCATCATTCACCCCTACAATAAATATTCTTTCTCCTCTTGACATGTGACAGAACTTTGTACCATCTCAGTTAAAAATAGCAGGATTTATGTGCATAGGGTGTAAATAACAGCTTCAATAGTAAAatagttaaagaaaaaaaagtggaaGTGTCCAATGACAGAGGAGCCAGTAACAAGCACCCAATTTACATGGTGTAACAAAAATAGTAACCCACATTAGGAAACTATAAAAGGCTATAACTCCTGATATAAGATCAATTTTCATGCACAAGTTGATTAAGTAGAAGATGTTAACCACATATATTAACTTTTCTCCTGTTATAGGAAAATGGTCTAATGCAAATAAGAGAAATCTATTAGACTCGGACATGCCTTTTAAATGGTGTGTCTATATCGGACACTAACACTCGTAGGACACGTATCGATGAAGTATCTAATTCAAAagatatttgttggatttctgacaattctagcacggttctaacacaattttaaaaaggagaaatacattaattttctaaacaCTCAaacttaatatataattttttattatgattataaaagtaataaacaaatccttttgaatcAGCCATGAGAAACACATTTCCtgctacaaaaaaaataaaattaagtgcacataaatatttattatcaatttgtataattcataattatataacatatagatccgtgtccatgtatcctacattttagagattatatgtaTCTCTGTATCCATGTCCGTGTCATGTCAGTGTCTCTGTTATATGAAGAGAAACATTCATTTCCacatgaaaaagataaagacatGTGAGGGTTCAGGCGTGTGGCACCAATGACAGGCCATGAAAATGATGGTCTGATTAGGATAGCATACAACATTTGGTGCGCCCTATAGAGGCTCTACCCAGACAATCAGTGTGTTCATTCATATACATCATTACTTACATTATCGTGTTACCACATActacgtttttttttttcacacaaCACCATGCATTTGACCCTACATGCCTTTTGATCTTCACCAACGTGGGCCAGTCACCAAATAGTGCTATGTTCTTGTGTTCGTTGCATAATTCTACACACGCGGGTATGGAGTATCTAAGTGATAATAATGGAGGAGATTATAGAGAGAGTATTGTATATTATTAGAAGAGAATGTTTCACCATCACAACAACTTCACAATTCACTCTTAAATTCCTAATACTCCTCCTTGAGATGTTTGCATAATACTATGAAAATAAGTCAAGTATAAAAAAGAAATGATTGAATTGTGTATTAAAACTTTTTTGCATCGTAGAGTTGTGCCAAGATTTCATGTGACCGACAATCGGTCAAAAGTGTTTACAAAAGCTTATCGTGTTGataactttctttcttttcttagtTGTAGATTTTATAACATGCAATTTAAAACAAGTTTAAGAAAATAGAATTTATGCTgtaaatttttatattggtttgtCCATAATAGTAGACTATGTTTAATTCTTGATTAACTTGGTTGAGTTTTACTAAGCATATTAATGGTGTTGTTTGGACCTCTGCCACTTTTGACTAAAACAACCCAAGTATTATTTGATGACACAACCACTCCCGACTAAAAGGACTGAAACTAAataatacactacaagaaataataatattagtctCCCAAAAAACCCACACAAAAAGTAAAAGGGAGACACTAAATGATACTTAGAGTGAGTTTAGTGTCCCATTAAGTTGACACTAATCCAAAGATTGGTAATGAATTAGTGGAGACTATGGGGGacacaactatttttttttttatgattttagtgTCCGTTTAAAACCTCTTTGTCCAcactataattaatatttaattttgtgtcTCAATTATGTAGGATTTAGGGACACTAATAATGTCCTTTACTTGGCCCTCACTTTTTTTGGCAGCTAATTACAacttttcttgtagtgatacaAAGAAACTTAAGAAAGCTTATCATTGAATAAGAATTTAATTCAAGAGGATCACATAAGTGTGAAAGTTTGCTTTCAagagatgaaaaaaatattaaatcaacaACACAAGACATTATAGAAGAAAAGTAGGCGGcggaaaagaaaagagagataaAATCAATACAACTACACAAATACTCTTCTAGGTATTATGAGTTCTTGATCATTTTCTTCTATATCATTCATGCAgtattatttatgatttgtaTTGATAACTTTCTTTTAGTAGAAGTTTTTAAGCATAATCTACTTAGAATAAGTCAATTCTATGATAGTGGATATAATGTTTCTTTTAGGAAACACCTATGTGTAGTAAAAATGACAACACTACTACATTTCCCGTCAAGAGACAAGGAAACTTGTACAAAATAGATCCTTTTGAGCTATCTGGCCAAACAATCATTTCCTTAACATCTTTTTAGGAAGAGCATTAGGTTTGGCATAGGAAAAAGGCCATGCACATTTCAGATTAATCTTAAAGTTGCAAAAGCTAAACCTAGTAAGAAGAGAGTTGTTTATTATTTCATTCAAAGATTATATTCTTTGATAAGCATGTATCAAAGGTAAGCAAGTGAAAACATCTTTTCCCtgttaaaaatgttgtttattCTGAAAGACCTCTTAAGGTGATGCATATAGATTTTTTTGGTCTTACAAGAACTACATGTGTTAGGCCAAATTGTATGGCCTTGTCATATTAGATGATTACACTAGATGAACATGAATTAAATTCCTTATCCACATTGATGAAGTCTTTGAGGCCTTGCAAAAACTATATAAAAGGATTGAAGGTCAAGAACAAAAGAAAGGAAAGCCAAACAATTCAAGTGATCTTGCTGAAAATAAGAGCTATAGTGAAGGTGTAATCTAGCTATTAAAATGTCTAGTCTATTGGGTTGAGTGCTAAATCATTGTAATTCTTGTTTCTCTTCTTGCTTATCTTGTTGTATAGTTTTGTTGCATCcaatttttgaataatttttcatttcacTTATAATTTCATTCTCCTTTTAAGTCTTAAAAGAATTTAaagaaagtattttttttttaaaaaaaattaaaaaaccaaTTCACCACCCCCTTCTTAGTTTAATCAAGTTATTCTCTTTTCCTAATAATGTACTCATTGTAGGCCAAAAGTGATAGTAAGAATACTTGTAAATATTTGACTGTTTTGAAAAATCTGTCTTTGACATTAGAGGATTGGATGTAACTCAGGTTAGGAGTGAACTTGTATAAAACAATGTGTTCAAACAAGGCCGAGAATATATCGACAACCAAAGCAAATGCCTCTTAAACATAGATTTTGCAGACAATCCATACGTAATGTAAAACTAATGcattaattaattatgatatttgTGCTAATCTAAACTTATAAACACGAGGACCCAACACACCTCTATAAATAGGTTGACTAACGTCAAACCAAGATATgcatttaataacatttattaccCTCAACCACCGAATACCGAGTAATGATTTGAGCGTCGGAGAACCTTTTGCAAATACCTCCACTTTAATCGAAGATCGAAAATTGAAGACCGTTAATAGTCGACATCAAAAGGACCGAAGAGTATACACACAACAACGAAGACGTAATTTTCCCGACCTTCAGTGAGACCAGAAGAACTTAAGACAATTTATGATAACTACAATAAACATAACCAATAGACATAGATCGACCAAATGACCTTCTCCAAGTTTTGTCTAGAGAAATGACCAAAATCAAGTAAAAAAACACGAAAAAAAGTATGTATTCTCatcaaacaataaaataaagaagtgaaaaaaaaaggttgGTAGAAAGAACCCGACCCCTTCCGGATTTGGAGGAGGGTTCTCACACAAAGAAGATACCCTTATCTTGATGATTGTCTATTCCAATTATTTGAATAACTTGAGCAAACCTTTAGCGAGTGTAGCATTGCTGctcttaaaataatatatgtaaaaaataatggTTGAATTCAacatatttattgaaaaattggATTAATTAACTTATTTCAACATCTTGGCTTATGCATATATTTACATTCACTgggataaaaattaattttatagacaaaaaataattaattgctatagtaacattttaaaaattaaaagaaaaattagtttctaaattagtttctattattgttaaatggtttctaaattggtatttaattagctaccaaagttttaactatcaattatttagtttctaattttggtaacaaaaatcttggttgctaattatatagcaatttaaaaaccatttaacaataattgaaactaatttagaaatgaaaacttttttagtctctaaaatggtttctaatctagtcactataacaactaattattttttgtctctaaaaaatggtttctatttcatgattttcttgtaacgAATAATCTCGATATCAGTGACGAAGTTGTGTAATACTTGGTGTAGAATGATTATGTTTAGACGAGATGAAATGCTAAAGAAACCTAGATGTATCTTAGGTGGTGaggttttcttaatttttgtataagagttgaaaCATTTCTGAAtcatcttcttttaatttatttattgcaGATAAAAATGATACTTAcccatattattttttaatacctATTAAATCaaagttaatttatatatgGTATGAAAGTTTGGCAAGAGAAAAAGGGAAGAGATTATGTAAATTGATGAGTTCCACCGATTCAATGAATTGTCACATATATTCGATGCTTCCATGACCTATATTTCGTCACCTCTGAATAAATCCCATCTGGTATTTTAGAATATGATGCCACAATAAATACCTATTATGTAGTCCTgcattttcatttcttttcaaaattcaaaacaataatTTCTGCATTAGAAGTACAAACTTAACTCATACATGCATGTGACCAATTATACTAGAAATTTCTTAGAATATGATTCGTTTCATTGTTGTTCAATTAATaactcaaaaaaaattattaataaaccGAGAATTCTTGAAAAAAGATTCATTGAAAGAGTATCCTATTAACCAATTTACTTCAACACAAATTAATCTTGagtgaattttattttgatgcAGAAGCTTAAAGTGTAGAGATTTCATGTTTCTATTATTGATGATGATAGAAGTGTTAAGATGTTAATCTTATATTTGAGGTTGGATTTAAGGTGTAATTTATGGTTTAAATATGTTGTGTTTTAGTCTTATTTGATGTATCAACTTCtgttttaatagattaaaaggTGTTTGGATAtgttaaaatgttattattagGTTCGTAAAGAAGAACATTTTATAATGGATTAAAAACATGAATTAATACATTAAAATCACTTAAATGTTTCAAAGATTGAtggttttaattgttttaataaattaaaacgaaattttaattgattgaaattatttaaaaattgagtTTAATATATTAAAGTGCATTTTAATGAACTAAAACTTTGCAGGAAGGtctcaatttttttgttttaatagattaaaaggaattttaatttgttaaaatacACAACTTTGTATAAGAGTTATCTCAATTAATCTTTAAACaatcaatttgaaaaaaagttCTAAATCATTTTAAACATTGAGGtaatctttattatatatatatatatatatataaatatgtttctAGTGTTACTTTATTGAATCGATGGTTCtatatcattaataaataagaattaCTTTAatggtggttcaacccttatacaaaattaCACCATAACCATCTTCTAACTAGAATTGCCTATCATATTAACAAAAGCACTAACCATACTAAAAAAACCTAAAATACATTAAGATACCATCCTCATACACACCAAAGGTTCCAAAAACAAATTAGAATAAGAAAACGAAACAGAACGAGATTTTACataaatccaagaccaaacatgTACTTGCACCATTGCGAACACTTCTGACACATCAGTCACTCCCCTTTTGAAGATGATAAAATTCTTATGGTTTCAAATTTCACTCACTACCTCAACCCAAATTGTATCTCACACATCATTAACCAAATCTGAAGACTGGTTCATCCTGAACTGAACAAAGTTTGACATAGGATCATTGTGAGACACGAACGACACTCCAAGCCACTCAAAGCATAAACTCCAAACACGCCAAGCAAAACTACAAATGAAAAACAAATGGCGATAAGACTTTTCCTCCTTCCCACACAGACAACACAATGAATTTTCAACCACCACCCCTCGTATTTCCAAATTGACCCTTGTTGAAAtgatattgtttattttataatcttttaGGTGTATTTGACATTGACTAGGATTGTCAAGGTGTTGTTTGGAATAGGATTTCACAAGTGGTGGTAGAAAATCTTGTTGTATGTGttgtattttcatgttttattgATAGGTTATTgcaaaactttaaaatatagtCAATTGGTGTGAGTGAATAAACGATAATTGGTAGCGGAACTTAACATGGAGAAGGAATTGTTTCTAGTTAGACGTAGGACAACTTAACATTTTGGTAAGTAGGATCTTAACTATATAACTTTCTAGATATAAACATGACCACTACAAGTGGAAAAGTGTTGACTCAAACATGTATTTAGCGAGTTATGCTTACAAGCTTTTGCAAGATTGCATCACTGGGGAAGGGGGTTTCTTCAGCTCTTCCACAACCTCTGTCCACCATCTTGAGTTTCCACAACCCGAAGTCGTTCTCTCTAAAAAAAATCTAGAGTCATTTATTTACCTTCTTGACTTTCTTTTCTTGT encodes:
- the LOC137806217 gene encoding phosphate transporter PHO1 homolog 1, with translation MVKFSKQFEGQLIPEWKEAFVDYWQLKKDLKKLHLFNNTNNTPNTSTSLPKYIFSSLRNYSPFGHQHREHGPIQVHRKLASSSFNGDMYETELLEQFSDTDATKEFFACLDQQLNKVNMFYRTKEKEFMDRGDSLKKQMEILLVLKSTFKEQQSKAGSSHGSKEDQSISSTFSNEEDSVRSRPLQEEFQDTTSTDELEKIEAPFSDSPGAEELAKSMQLKREDGKFRTLSGRVINCQGKNLRINIPLSTPSRTFSAISYLLREDLLNQSSKKCGPEGGNIHLNKTNLHHAEKMIKGGFIELYKGLGYLKVYRNLNMLAFIKILKKFDKVTEKQILPIYLKVVESSYFNSSDKVVKLADEVEELFIKNFAEENRRKAMKYLRPSQRKESHAVTFFIGLFTGCFLALLAGYAIMAHVTGLYRPHQNSVYMETVYPVLSMFSLVFLHFFLYGCNILAWRKTRINYSFIFELAPTKELKYRDIFLICTMAMSVVIGVTFLHLTLLTKGYSYAKVQDIPGLLLLGFLLILVCPFNIIYRSSRYRFLCVIRNIILSPLYKVVMLDFFMADQLCSQVPMLRSLEYVACYYITGSYKTQDYGYCMRTKHYRDLAYAVSFLPYYWRAMQCARRWFDEGQTSHLVNLGKYVSAMLAAGAKVAYEKDGSVVWLCVLVIMSSAATMYQLYWDFVKDWGLLQMNSKNPWLRNELMLHRKAIYYLSMGLNLILRLAWLQTVLHSSFENVDYRVTCLFLASLEVIRRGLWNFFRLENEHLNNAGKFRAVKIVPFPFHEVDDED